One Desulfobulbus propionicus DSM 2032 DNA segment encodes these proteins:
- a CDS encoding phasin family protein: MKEMLKNIVYAGIGAAFLTKEKIEELKGELIEKGKMSQEEGKQFVDDLLRKSEKAKDQLDLWINKRVEDRIKQLNLATKDEIAELQRKIEELQVATNRSDGE; encoded by the coding sequence ATGAAAGAGATGCTGAAAAACATAGTCTATGCCGGAATCGGCGCGGCCTTTCTCACCAAGGAAAAGATCGAGGAGCTCAAGGGCGAACTGATTGAAAAGGGCAAGATGTCCCAGGAAGAGGGCAAACAGTTCGTCGATGACCTGTTGCGCAAATCCGAAAAGGCCAAGGATCAGCTGGATCTGTGGATCAATAAGCGGGTCGAGGACCGGATCAAGCAGCTCAATTTGGCCACCAAGGACGAAATCGCCGAGTTGCAGCGCAAGATCGAGGAACTGCAGGTGGCCACCAACCGGAGTGACGGCGAGTAA
- a CDS encoding RapZ C-terminal domain-containing protein, which translates to MVKISLYSFGFKHGPAAADLVWDVRFLPNPFWVPELQPFTGREPRVASYVLGNQSGARFLALLEPLLIFLLNEYAAGGRESVTVAVGCTGGKHRSVAVVEYLRALLERQGLRAEVAHRDVDKN; encoded by the coding sequence ATGGTGAAAATTTCCCTCTATTCCTTTGGGTTCAAGCATGGTCCGGCCGCGGCCGATCTGGTCTGGGATGTCCGTTTCTTGCCCAACCCGTTTTGGGTGCCGGAGCTGCAACCCTTTACCGGCAGGGAGCCACGGGTGGCCAGCTATGTGCTCGGCAACCAGAGCGGCGCACGGTTTCTTGCCCTGCTTGAACCCCTGCTGATTTTTTTGTTGAATGAGTACGCGGCGGGAGGGCGGGAGTCGGTGACCGTGGCGGTGGGATGTACCGGCGGCAAACACCGCTCGGTGGCCGTGGTCGAGTACCTGCGCGCCCTTCTTGAGCGGCAGGGGCTGCGGGCGGAGGTCGCCCATCGGGATGTCGACAAAAATTGA
- a CDS encoding chloride channel protein gives MLTRVKAFLPGERARMILIAAFIGVMSGLAIIVFREAVDLIHELIFVWGYEALGIGQGGWRKLLLPLLPMLGATLLIPLSLAFPGEVNGYGFTNFLRRVNLENGVIRARTIFIKIISTALTIGSGNSAGVEGPIAQIGGALGSQVGQRFRVSGKRMKVYIAAGCAGGIAGIFNAPLAGMFFAAEIVLLGTYEISSFAALVIASALSTVVSRAYYGEIPAFPIPDYSIVNPFVELPLYTVMAVVVGATAVLHIRFFYLIRDQFQRIPLHPQIKPIFGALLVGCIALFFPQVMGNGYDYIAKALAGDTLVWRMMLLVFLKSLATAITLGSGGAGGVFAPALFIGAVLGGAFGGIVHHFLPGYTATAGAYATVGIGAFLAATTHAPLTAIFLLFEMTGNYMIIIPVMLTAVLGTVTSSWLYGDSMDTVDFTREGIDIHEGREVAIMKSIRVGKAITEDVDFISENANINHLLELFRFARNSFYFPVINAHGMMVGVVSMQDVKTVLHSEEERVCHLVGSICTRDVIMLTPDTNCYEAMKLFDIKGIDEIPVVETLEEPWVLGMLKRQDVIAAYNHEMLKRGINERAESIRMICSAS, from the coding sequence ATGCTGACCAGGGTCAAGGCGTTTTTGCCGGGCGAGCGGGCGCGGATGATCCTGATCGCCGCCTTCATCGGCGTGATGTCCGGCTTGGCCATCATTGTCTTCCGCGAGGCGGTTGATCTCATCCATGAGCTCATTTTTGTCTGGGGCTACGAGGCTCTCGGTATTGGCCAGGGCGGGTGGCGGAAACTGCTTTTGCCGCTGCTGCCAATGCTCGGCGCCACTCTGCTCATCCCCCTTTCCCTCGCCTTTCCCGGCGAGGTCAACGGCTACGGGTTCACCAATTTCCTTCGCCGGGTCAATCTGGAGAATGGCGTGATCCGGGCGCGCACCATCTTCATCAAGATCATCAGCACCGCCCTGACCATCGGTTCCGGCAACTCGGCCGGTGTCGAAGGGCCGATTGCCCAGATCGGCGGCGCCCTGGGGTCGCAGGTTGGGCAGCGTTTCCGGGTGTCCGGCAAGCGCATGAAGGTCTACATCGCCGCCGGATGCGCCGGCGGTATTGCCGGTATCTTCAACGCGCCCCTGGCCGGGATGTTTTTCGCGGCGGAGATCGTGCTGCTCGGCACCTATGAGATATCCTCCTTTGCCGCCTTGGTGATCGCCTCGGCCCTGTCCACCGTGGTCTCCCGCGCCTATTATGGCGAGATTCCGGCTTTTCCCATCCCCGACTATTCGATCGTCAACCCCTTTGTCGAATTGCCGTTGTACACGGTCATGGCCGTTGTCGTCGGGGCGACGGCGGTGCTCCACATTCGCTTTTTTTATCTGATTCGCGACCAGTTTCAGCGAATCCCGCTCCACCCGCAAATCAAGCCGATCTTCGGTGCCCTGCTGGTGGGGTGCATCGCCCTCTTCTTTCCCCAGGTCATGGGCAACGGCTACGACTATATTGCCAAGGCCCTGGCGGGCGACACCCTGGTCTGGCGGATGATGCTTCTGGTCTTCCTCAAATCGCTGGCAACCGCCATCACCCTGGGCTCGGGCGGCGCCGGCGGCGTTTTTGCTCCGGCCCTGTTCATTGGCGCCGTGCTTGGCGGCGCCTTTGGCGGCATTGTCCACCATTTCCTTCCCGGCTACACGGCCACCGCCGGCGCCTATGCCACGGTGGGGATCGGCGCGTTCCTCGCCGCCACCACCCACGCGCCACTGACCGCCATCTTTTTGTTGTTCGAGATGACCGGCAACTACATGATCATCATCCCGGTGATGCTGACCGCCGTCCTGGGGACCGTGACCTCTTCCTGGTTGTACGGCGACTCCATGGACACGGTGGATTTCACCCGCGAGGGGATCGATATTCACGAAGGCCGCGAGGTGGCGATCATGAAGTCGATCCGAGTGGGCAAGGCGATCACCGAAGATGTCGATTTTATTAGTGAAAACGCAAATATCAATCATTTGCTCGAACTGTTTCGCTTTGCCCGCAACAGCTTCTATTTTCCGGTGATCAACGCCCACGGCATGATGGTCGGGGTGGTGTCGATGCAGGATGTGAAGACTGTCCTCCACAGCGAGGAAGAGCGTGTCTGCCACCTGGTGGGATCCATCTGTACCCGCGACGTGATCATGCTCACCCCGGACACCAATTGCTATGAAGCGATGAAGCTTTTTGACATCAAGGGGATCGACGAGATCCCTGTGGTGGAGACCCTGGAGGAACCTTGGGTCCTGGGCATGCTCAAACGCCAGGATGTGATCGCCGCCTACAACCATGAGATGCTCAAGCGCGGCATCAACGAACGGGCCGAGTCCATCCGTATGATCTGTTCGGCGAGCTGA
- the nifJ gene encoding pyruvate:ferredoxin (flavodoxin) oxidoreductase has product MSRKMVTIDGNQACTHVAYATSEVITIYPITPSSPMAAESDAKANAKQENIWGSIPVITQMQSEAGVAGSIHGSLGAGALCTTFTASQGLLLLTPNMYKIAGELLPTVFHVTARAIACQGLSIFGDHGDVMAVRQTGWAMLCSQDVQEAQDMALIATSSTLQSSIPFLHFFDGFRTSHEVMKIEQLTMDDMRAMIDEDLIIKHRERALTPDRPTIGGTAQNPDVYFIGRETVNKFYDAVPGIVQATMDKFAALTGRQYHLFDYIGAPDATDVIVIMGSGALTVASTVEHLIAEGKKVGLVIVRLFRPFDPKAMVNALPPTVERITVLDRTKEPGSNGDPLYLDVRTAVTEAAEANPTMFVPVILNGRYGLGSAEFTPAMVKAVFDNMASLAPKKKFCVGPNDDLAFTSLKYDKSFNIEGSDVFRALFYGLGSDGTVGANKNTIKIIGTETDNSAQGYFVYDSKKSGSMTVSHLRFGKNQIVAPYLINKANFVACHNPAFLDTYDMLANLETGGTFLLTTTFTKDEIWDHLPSLVQKQLIEKKIKFYIIDAVKLGLALGLGARINMIMQTAFFAISGIISKDEAIKSIKKAIKKTYGIKGDKVVNMNYAAVDGAIENIVEVKVPKKITGHEMPPIVSDEAPEFVKTVTAKMMEGHGEDIPVSQFPNDGRWPTATSQWEKRNIAVQVSCWDAETCIQCGRCSLVCPHGCIRMKVATPEALAAAGADASFKTADAVGKEFKDMKFTMQISTADCCGCTLCVTVCPARKKDAEGNKTEIRALSMVMNTEEIKQESLKNWKTFLALPEVDDSLINVGTIKGSQFKRPLFEFSGACAGCGETPYIKLVTQMIGDRMLASNATGCSSIYSGNLPTTPYCKRADGRGPAWSNSLFEDNAEHGLGMRQAVDKLASQAVELLDAAVKEGLVAKELADALLNAPQKEQAEIEAQRARVAELKAALEGKKDAIAKRLYHVADYLVKKSVWIIGGDGWAYDIGYGGVDHVLASGKNVNILVLDTEVYSNTGGQMSKSTPRAAVAQFAAGGKSMPKKNMGLIFSTFGTVYVARISLGANPQQAIKAIQEAEAYDGPSLIIAYAHCINHGINMAMGLEQQKKAVECGHWSLFRYNPALEAEGKNPLIIDSKEPTISFADYAMNENRYRMLKLSNPTMADELMAQSQKDVDKSWKLLKGWAKALETE; this is encoded by the coding sequence ATGTCGCGAAAAATGGTCACCATTGACGGAAACCAGGCATGTACGCATGTTGCGTATGCCACAAGTGAAGTCATAACAATCTATCCCATTACGCCATCCTCTCCGATGGCTGCCGAGTCCGACGCCAAAGCCAACGCCAAACAAGAGAATATCTGGGGATCCATCCCGGTTATTACCCAGATGCAGTCCGAGGCCGGTGTCGCCGGTTCCATCCACGGTTCTCTGGGCGCCGGTGCCCTGTGCACCACCTTCACCGCTTCCCAGGGTCTGCTGCTGCTGACCCCCAACATGTACAAGATCGCCGGTGAGTTGTTGCCCACGGTTTTCCATGTCACCGCCCGCGCCATCGCCTGCCAGGGTCTGTCTATCTTCGGTGATCACGGCGACGTCATGGCCGTCCGCCAGACCGGTTGGGCCATGCTCTGCTCCCAGGACGTGCAGGAAGCCCAGGATATGGCACTGATTGCCACCTCTTCCACCCTGCAGTCCTCCATTCCGTTCCTCCACTTCTTCGACGGGTTCCGGACCTCCCACGAGGTCATGAAGATCGAGCAGCTGACCATGGACGACATGCGCGCCATGATCGACGAGGACCTGATCATCAAGCACCGCGAGCGCGCCCTGACCCCGGATCGCCCCACCATCGGCGGTACGGCCCAGAACCCGGACGTCTACTTCATCGGCCGCGAGACCGTAAATAAATTCTATGACGCCGTTCCGGGTATCGTCCAGGCCACCATGGACAAATTCGCCGCCCTGACCGGTCGCCAGTATCACCTGTTCGACTACATCGGCGCCCCGGATGCCACCGACGTCATCGTCATCATGGGTTCCGGCGCCCTGACCGTTGCCTCCACCGTCGAGCACCTGATTGCCGAGGGCAAGAAGGTTGGTCTGGTCATCGTTCGTCTGTTCCGTCCGTTTGATCCGAAAGCCATGGTCAACGCCCTGCCGCCCACCGTTGAGCGCATCACCGTGCTTGACCGCACCAAAGAGCCGGGCTCCAACGGCGATCCGCTCTATCTCGACGTCCGCACCGCCGTCACCGAGGCTGCCGAGGCCAACCCCACCATGTTCGTCCCGGTTATCCTCAACGGCCGTTACGGTCTGGGCTCCGCCGAGTTCACCCCGGCCATGGTCAAAGCCGTGTTCGACAACATGGCATCGCTTGCGCCGAAAAAGAAATTCTGCGTTGGCCCGAACGACGACCTGGCCTTCACTAGCCTCAAGTATGACAAGTCCTTCAACATCGAAGGCAGCGACGTGTTCCGCGCCCTGTTCTACGGTCTGGGTTCCGACGGTACCGTTGGTGCCAATAAGAACACCATCAAGATCATCGGTACCGAAACCGATAACTCGGCCCAGGGCTACTTCGTCTACGACTCCAAAAAGTCCGGCTCCATGACCGTTTCGCATCTGCGTTTCGGCAAGAATCAGATCGTTGCCCCGTATCTGATCAACAAGGCCAACTTCGTCGCCTGTCACAACCCGGCCTTCCTTGACACCTACGACATGTTGGCCAACCTGGAGACCGGCGGCACCTTCCTGCTGACCACCACCTTCACCAAGGACGAGATCTGGGACCACCTGCCCTCCCTGGTGCAGAAGCAACTGATCGAGAAGAAGATCAAATTCTACATCATCGACGCGGTCAAACTCGGCCTGGCCCTTGGCCTCGGCGCTCGCATCAACATGATCATGCAGACCGCCTTCTTCGCCATCTCCGGCATCATCAGCAAGGATGAGGCGATCAAGTCGATCAAGAAGGCAATCAAAAAGACCTACGGCATCAAGGGCGACAAGGTCGTCAACATGAACTACGCCGCGGTTGACGGCGCCATCGAAAACATCGTCGAGGTCAAGGTTCCCAAGAAAATCACCGGCCACGAGATGCCGCCGATCGTTTCCGACGAAGCACCTGAGTTCGTCAAGACCGTCACCGCCAAGATGATGGAAGGTCACGGCGAGGACATCCCGGTTTCCCAGTTCCCGAACGACGGCCGCTGGCCGACCGCCACCTCCCAGTGGGAGAAGCGCAACATCGCCGTTCAGGTTTCTTGTTGGGATGCCGAGACCTGCATCCAGTGCGGCCGCTGTTCGCTGGTTTGCCCGCATGGCTGTATCCGCATGAAGGTCGCCACCCCTGAAGCCCTGGCCGCCGCCGGCGCCGATGCCTCCTTCAAGACCGCCGATGCGGTAGGCAAGGAGTTCAAGGACATGAAGTTCACCATGCAGATCTCCACGGCCGACTGCTGCGGCTGTACGCTGTGCGTCACCGTTTGCCCGGCTCGCAAGAAGGATGCCGAGGGCAACAAGACCGAGATCCGCGCGCTGTCCATGGTGATGAACACCGAGGAGATCAAGCAGGAATCCCTGAAGAACTGGAAGACCTTCCTGGCCCTGCCCGAGGTTGACGACAGCCTGATCAACGTCGGCACCATCAAGGGCAGCCAGTTCAAACGGCCGCTGTTCGAGTTCTCCGGCGCCTGCGCTGGCTGCGGCGAGACCCCGTACATCAAGCTGGTCACCCAGATGATCGGCGACCGTATGTTGGCCTCCAACGCCACCGGTTGTTCCTCGATCTACTCCGGCAACCTGCCCACCACCCCGTACTGCAAGCGCGCCGACGGACGTGGGCCGGCCTGGTCCAACTCGCTGTTCGAGGATAACGCCGAGCACGGCTTGGGTATGCGTCAAGCGGTCGACAAACTGGCCAGCCAGGCGGTCGAACTGTTGGATGCGGCTGTCAAGGAAGGTCTGGTCGCCAAAGAGTTGGCCGACGCCCTGCTCAACGCCCCGCAGAAGGAGCAGGCCGAGATCGAGGCCCAGCGCGCTCGCGTGGCCGAGTTGAAGGCGGCCCTCGAGGGCAAGAAAGACGCCATCGCCAAACGGCTCTATCATGTGGCCGACTACCTGGTGAAAAAATCCGTCTGGATCATCGGTGGCGACGGTTGGGCCTATGATATCGGCTACGGCGGTGTTGACCATGTTCTGGCTTCCGGCAAGAACGTCAATATCCTGGTGCTGGATACCGAGGTCTACTCCAACACCGGTGGTCAGATGTCCAAGTCCACCCCGCGTGCAGCCGTGGCTCAGTTTGCCGCCGGCGGCAAGAGCATGCCCAAGAAGAACATGGGCCTGATCTTCTCCACCTTCGGCACGGTCTATGTTGCCCGCATTTCCCTCGGCGCCAACCCGCAGCAGGCGATCAAGGCCATTCAGGAGGCCGAGGCCTATGACGGTCCGTCCCTGATCATCGCCTATGCCCACTGCATCAACCACGGCATCAACATGGCCATGGGTCTGGAGCAGCAGAAGAAGGCCGTCGAGTGCGGGCACTGGTCGTTGTTCCGTTACAACCCGGCGCTTGAGGCCGAAGGCAAGAACCCGCTGATCATCGACTCCAAAGAGCCGACCATCAGCTTTGCCGACTACGCGATGAACGAAAACCGTTACCGGATGCTCAAGCTGTCCAATCCGACAATGGCTGACGAGTTGATGGCACAGTCGCAGAAAGACGTCGACAAGTCCTGGAAATTGCTGAAAGGCTGGGCCAAGGCGCTTGAGACCGAATAA
- a CDS encoding YkgJ family cysteine cluster protein, producing MATEEYIDNESDFIKSTDKNPSNILPEKLTLSSHLQFACHPGVSCFTACCHNIKIILTPYDILILRKRLNIPAHEFITEYTEPAYLEKTDMPGVQLKLRGEKNGCPFVTPEGCTVYSDRPSACRYYPVGMADFHEGGTNDASEEKFFFLVKEPHCKGHEEPKHWTIGEWRADQGVDLRDEMNKEWLRLVMRRKSFGLQATLSEAAKRMFFMASTDLDTFRKFIFESSFLDTYEMDADTLAKIKEDDVELMLFSFKYLANTLFGAPGLTIKEDKIKAKVEEIKKRQDEALLAAEREYEELKAERDRMLKERQEREAAARKKQADS from the coding sequence ATGGCGACAGAAGAATATATTGATAACGAATCTGATTTTATCAAGTCCACCGACAAGAATCCCTCCAATATTCTCCCGGAGAAACTGACGCTCAGCTCGCACTTGCAGTTTGCCTGCCATCCAGGGGTAAGCTGCTTCACCGCCTGCTGTCACAATATCAAAATCATCCTCACTCCGTATGACATCCTCATCCTCCGCAAACGGTTGAACATCCCGGCCCACGAATTCATCACCGAATACACCGAGCCCGCCTATTTGGAGAAGACCGATATGCCCGGCGTCCAGTTGAAATTGCGGGGCGAGAAGAACGGTTGCCCCTTTGTCACCCCTGAGGGCTGCACCGTTTATTCGGATCGCCCCTCGGCCTGCCGGTACTACCCGGTGGGCATGGCCGATTTCCATGAGGGCGGCACCAACGATGCCTCCGAGGAGAAATTTTTCTTCCTGGTCAAGGAGCCGCACTGCAAGGGCCATGAAGAACCCAAGCACTGGACCATCGGCGAGTGGCGGGCCGATCAGGGGGTCGATCTGCGCGATGAGATGAACAAGGAGTGGCTGCGATTGGTCATGCGGCGCAAATCCTTCGGCCTGCAAGCGACCTTGAGTGAGGCGGCCAAGCGGATGTTCTTCATGGCTTCCACCGATCTCGATACCTTCCGCAAGTTTATTTTCGAGAGTTCCTTCCTCGACACCTATGAGATGGATGCCGATACCCTGGCCAAAATCAAGGAAGACGATGTGGAATTGATGCTTTTTTCCTTTAAATATCTGGCCAATACCCTCTTTGGTGCGCCTGGGCTGACCATCAAGGAAGACAAAATCAAAGCCAAAGTCGAGGAAATCAAAAAACGTCAGGATGAAGCGCTGCTGGCGGCTGAACGCGAATACGAGGAATTGAAGGCGGAGCGCGACCGGATGCTCAAGGAGCGGCAGGAGCGCGAAGCCGCGGCACGGAAAAAACAAGCGGACAGCTGA
- a CDS encoding histidinol-phosphatase → MVPLIDTTVDGHVHTRLCKHAVGEMEEYVEQAVRRGLTTVCFLEHLETDIAYQPPCWLDDDEFAYYFEEGLRLKERYRGVVAVRLGVEMGCNPAAIDAIRHRLKRYPIERIGLSCHFHQHGLSHLNLLSRRPQSLDRLAAIGADAVISTYFATLIKAVASLDCDVLCHLDAVLRHLPGITFNNEHRGQIAQLLDAMQGKDIALEINTSGFDYRGSAFPAPWIISAALERGIRLEAGSDAHHPSEVGRYFDQLPHYLEPLCR, encoded by the coding sequence ATGGTTCCCCTGATCGACACCACCGTTGACGGCCACGTCCACACCCGGCTCTGCAAGCATGCCGTCGGTGAAATGGAGGAATACGTCGAGCAGGCAGTGCGCCGTGGGCTAACGACCGTCTGCTTTCTCGAACACCTGGAAACGGACATTGCCTATCAGCCGCCCTGCTGGCTGGATGACGATGAATTTGCCTACTACTTCGAGGAAGGGTTGCGCTTGAAAGAGCGTTATCGGGGCGTGGTGGCTGTTCGTCTGGGGGTGGAGATGGGGTGCAATCCGGCGGCGATCGACGCCATCCGTCATCGGTTGAAGCGGTATCCGATCGAACGCATCGGTCTTTCCTGCCACTTCCATCAGCACGGACTCTCCCACCTAAATCTGCTCAGCCGGCGGCCGCAAAGTCTTGATCGCCTGGCCGCCATTGGCGCCGACGCGGTGATTTCCACCTATTTTGCGACCTTGATCAAGGCGGTGGCCAGCCTGGACTGCGATGTCCTCTGCCACCTGGACGCAGTGTTACGTCACCTGCCCGGCATCACCTTCAACAACGAACACCGTGGGCAAATCGCGCAATTACTGGATGCGATGCAGGGAAAAGACATTGCCCTGGAAATCAACACCTCGGGGTTCGATTACCGTGGGTCGGCCTTCCCCGCCCCGTGGATCATCTCCGCGGCCCTCGAACGCGGCATCAGGCTGGAGGCGGGCTCGGATGCCCATCACCCCAGCGAGGTCGGCCGTTATTTCGACCAACTGCCGCACTATCTGGAACCGTTATGCCGATAA
- a CDS encoding HEAT repeat domain-containing protein: MAALNADHMIEEIQANIQTGDALKARLVLDHLGEVDKKTQNRLLYELSRGEVAFTVPLLNHLLTTQPELCTDLPIIRETLISHLIAYPDVLLNCLVDPHLADKTVMIETAGELKFEEATPVLVGLLAATNKTATIKLIIENLGLIGDPESINALTDYLYAADRELIIAAIHALGQVGTNTAMHRLAERMGTDNELDLIILGVFSEVQDQVSLEKLNDTLRSHYAHMRIYAKDELVRIGVKAVPVLIENLKESDSDLLIHTLNVLGEIGDESAIMPIRSLLNTMPRNPNVRFAAYEALALLPLRKGAYTLAAGLNDSEDHVCTAAARAIDRNFNEILAAGIKNMVRAQNDEARHIVKIIVNAQVDNLFLRLAKEDYFQELALIYLPHAHRDIRQHYIALLNKEGLGEFAARIAGEEREGGTRIKVCAVDDSRMILNIYKATLHELGFEPVLFEFPAGALEWLAKEKPALVLTDLNMPEISGIELTRRIRTLYPSESLPVIMVTTQSDVQDHEAASAAGVNDILIKPFSAESLRTAMGKYIKGH, encoded by the coding sequence ATGGCTGCGTTGAACGCTGATCATATGATTGAGGAGATCCAGGCCAATATTCAGACCGGGGATGCCCTCAAGGCCCGGCTGGTTCTAGATCATCTCGGTGAAGTCGACAAGAAGACGCAGAATCGGCTGTTGTATGAATTGTCGCGCGGCGAGGTAGCCTTTACCGTCCCCCTGTTGAACCATCTGCTTACCACTCAGCCGGAGTTGTGCACCGATTTGCCGATCATCCGCGAAACGCTCATTTCCCATCTGATCGCCTATCCGGATGTTCTGCTCAATTGCTTGGTCGATCCCCACCTTGCCGACAAGACGGTGATGATCGAAACAGCGGGCGAGTTGAAATTCGAGGAAGCCACCCCGGTGCTGGTCGGCCTGCTAGCCGCGACCAACAAGACGGCCACCATCAAGCTGATTATTGAAAATCTGGGACTGATCGGCGATCCCGAGTCGATCAATGCCCTGACCGATTACCTTTACGCCGCGGATCGGGAACTGATCATCGCCGCCATCCACGCCCTCGGGCAGGTCGGCACCAACACGGCCATGCACCGTCTGGCCGAGCGGATGGGAACGGACAACGAGTTGGACCTGATCATCCTTGGGGTCTTTTCCGAGGTCCAGGACCAGGTTTCCCTGGAAAAGTTGAATGATACGCTCCGGTCCCACTACGCGCACATGCGCATCTACGCCAAGGACGAGCTGGTCCGTATCGGGGTCAAGGCCGTGCCGGTATTAATTGAGAACCTGAAGGAGAGTGACAGCGATCTGCTGATCCACACCTTGAACGTGCTCGGCGAGATCGGTGACGAGAGCGCGATTATGCCGATCCGTTCCCTGCTCAATACCATGCCGCGCAATCCCAACGTCCGCTTTGCCGCCTACGAGGCCCTGGCTCTGCTCCCTTTGCGTAAGGGGGCCTATACCCTGGCCGCCGGTTTGAACGACAGCGAGGATCATGTCTGTACCGCCGCTGCCCGGGCCATCGACCGCAATTTCAACGAAATTCTCGCCGCCGGCATCAAGAACATGGTCCGTGCTCAGAATGACGAGGCGCGCCATATCGTCAAGATCATAGTCAATGCCCAGGTCGACAATCTGTTTCTGCGTTTGGCCAAGGAAGACTATTTTCAGGAATTGGCCCTGATTTATCTGCCCCATGCACACCGGGACATTCGACAGCACTATATTGCCCTGCTCAACAAGGAGGGATTGGGGGAGTTTGCGGCGCGCATTGCCGGCGAGGAGCGGGAAGGAGGTACACGAATCAAAGTCTGTGCCGTTGACGATTCACGCATGATCCTCAATATTTACAAGGCAACCCTTCACGAGCTCGGTTTCGAGCCGGTGCTGTTTGAGTTTCCTGCCGGGGCCTTGGAGTGGCTGGCCAAGGAGAAGCCGGCCCTGGTGCTGACCGATCTCAACATGCCCGAGATCAGCGGCATCGAACTCACCCGGCGTATCCGGACCTTGTATCCCTCGGAGAGTCTGCCGGTGATCATGGTCACCACCCAGTCTGATGTCCAGGATCACGAAGCTGCCTCGGCGGCAGGGGTCAACGACATCCTGATCAAGCCCTTCAGCGCCGAATCCCTGCGCACGGCCATGGGCAAATATATCAAGGGGCATTGA